Below is a genomic region from Helianthus annuus cultivar XRQ/B chromosome 2, HanXRQr2.0-SUNRISE, whole genome shotgun sequence.
CCTATGTGACATTAATGATCCAAACCATGCTCCCCACAGGATGATATAGCATTCCATTCATGTTTCTACGTGTGAAATCATATCCCAACCATTACCCCGCACCCTTTAGCCTACAAAAAATCGTCCATACTTATTTAGTAATTCATTATTACacaactaaacaaataacaacTTTATTTAGTAATTCATTATTACACAGCTAAACAAATAACGACATTATTAATTTTTGCTAATTATTTTAGAATTACATTAATGCTTCAAATTCTCAACTAATCTATCCAATTCACATACCGAACTCCCCTTTTCACCTACTGCTTCTTGTGCcgccttcctaagctcttttgctCGTTCTCTCTCCAACCGAGTTTCCTGACTCACTGACTTCCTAAACAATTCGGCCAACTCAGCGGAGTCAGGAACCGTACTCGCCCCCTCACATACTTTGATTCCCACTTTCAACTCCTGCAACAGCGTTGCATTCGAGAACTGGTCTGCGCTCATCGGCCACGTAAGCATTAGAACCTCCGCAGCCACCGCTTCCATGATCGAGTTCCACCCACAATGAGTCAAAAATACCCCCACCGAGTCATGACTCAGTATCGCCACTTGTGGAGCCCAACCTCTAACCACAAGACCCCTCCCCGCCACACGCTCTTCAAACCCTTCCGGAACCCTCCCGTAATctgcggccacgtgtccaacgGTCGGTTCCTTCACCGACCACACAAACTTGACCCCACTCTTTTCCAACCCAACCGCCACCGCCTCCGTTTGTTCATTAGTCAAAACAAGTTGACTTCCAAAACAAACATACACCACCATTCGATCCCCACACGTGTCGAGCCATGATAGCACGTTACTCGAGCTGGGCCCACCTCTCTCTGATGTCTTAACACCAGGAGGAAGCAAGGGCCCGACCGCAAACACGCGGTCGTGCCCTAACTCCTCTtttaaataatcaaaataaaCCCGTTCCATCTCGGTAAACGAGTTGATAACGAGTCCCCAACTTGCTATATTCCCCAAAAACCCCTCTTTAATAAACTCCGAGTCCGGGTCACCTTCTACGTAGCTCCGGTAAACCGGAGACACCTGCCACCACGGATATTCCGGCGAGTTCGGAATCTTCGTAAACTTAATCACTTCATTTTCATCTTCCAAATTTACCCTTTTCCGCTGGTACTTCCAGAGCGAATATATAACCGAGAGTGCCAACGCACCAGAAGGCGAAAACGTATACCGGCGGATCCCCAGGTCGCAAGCGAGACGGTGGGTCCACCCCAAGAAAAAGTCGGATATAATTGCGACTGGCGGGTTAGAGTGATTGCTACACCATTTATATACAGGGTCATAGAGACCGCCTAAAGCAACCATAAAGGACTTGAAGGCGGAACCGGGTAAGTCTTTGACGTTTTCGATGCCGGGGGGGATGGCGGGGTGCGGCGGAAGAGGGAGGAtgagggtggtgatggtggtggggtgggCGGAAAGGAGGGCGGAGAGGGTAGGTAGGTTTTGGGGGGTGATGAGGATGGTGATGAAGATGTTTCTGGTGGCTAGTTGGTGGGTGAGATCGAGTAGTGATAGCATGTGGCCTTGTGCTGGGTAGGGGAATACGAGGATGTGGGTTTTGGAACCAGTGTTGGTGTTCGTCATGGTTGGTCGGCGGTGGTGTTTGTGTGGATGTGGTAGAGTGAAGATCCGGAATTGGGGTGAGGGATTGTCGGGTTTTTGTCACAATGTAAATGTTACAACAATACAACCCAATTTGGGTGAATCAAGACCATCGATATATAATGATAATAACCATTAAGACCGTTACATCCACAAACGTTAAACACATGACATCATTAAATTATTTTTTTGACCgtctttaattttattttttaatgtgaAGCTAATTTCATTTGATTGAGAGACATGTGTTTTAGAAAGGAGGTCTAACGATCAAACCCGGCCAATAAAGTAGTTTAAGATTATTGGTGTAAAAGTTCAGATTCGGACAATGAACTAGTTTAAAATTATTGGTGTAAAAGTTCAAATCTGGACGATGAAATAGTTTAGGATTACTTATATAAAGTAGGAATAACATTTgtcattaaaaaaaaagttaaattattTTTAGTAATTT
It encodes:
- the LOC110917849 gene encoding UDP-glycosyltransferase 89B2; the protein is MTNTNTGSKTHILVFPYPAQGHMLSLLDLTHQLATRNIFITILITPQNLPTLSALLSAHPTTITTLILPLPPHPAIPPGIENVKDLPGSAFKSFMVALGGLYDPVYKWCSNHSNPPVAIISDFFLGWTHRLACDLGIRRYTFSPSGALALSVIYSLWKYQRKRVNLEDENEVIKFTKIPNSPEYPWWQVSPVYRSYVEGDPDSEFIKEGFLGNIASWGLVINSFTEMERVYFDYLKEELGHDRVFAVGPLLPPGVKTSERGGPSSSNVLSWLDTCGDRMVVYVCFGSQLVLTNEQTEAVAVGLEKSGVKFVWSVKEPTVGHVAADYGRVPEGFEERVAGRGLVVRGWAPQVAILSHDSVGVFLTHCGWNSIMEAVAAEVLMLTWPMSADQFSNATLLQELKVGIKVCEGASTVPDSAELAELFRKSVSQETRLERERAKELRKAAQEAVGEKGSSVCELDRLVENLKH